In Azospirillaceae bacterium, a genomic segment contains:
- a CDS encoding nitronate monooxygenase, whose translation MKALRPLVMSGKEVLPVVEGGKGIAVSNGESSGAWASTGGIGTFSGVNADAYDDEGRLIPQTYLTKTRRERHHELIQHSIRGGIYQARVAHETAGGQGRVHMNVLWEMAAAEEILHGVLEGAPGLIDGITCGAGMPYRVAEIAVKYGVHYYPIVSSARAFRALWLRAYNKFRDFLGGVVYEDPWLAGGHNGLSNSEDPLKPEDPYPRVKALRDMMNSFGLHETPIIMAGGVWWLSEWEDWLDNPEIGPIAFQFGTRPLLTQESPISDAWKQRLLTLKKGDVYLNHFSPTGFYSSAVSNPFLEELKGRAERQVAFSVEPVGDLTAEFMVGPRGRPIYLTEHDRERAQGWVGAGFSTALKTPDTTLIFVTPQESDVIRQDQIDCMGCLSACNFSNWAQNEEGTTGRRADPRSFCIQKTLQNISHSEDVEHQLMFAGHNAYRFASDPWYKDGFVPTVKQLVERIASGY comes from the coding sequence TTGAAGGCGCTGCGGCCCTTGGTGATGTCCGGTAAGGAAGTGCTGCCCGTGGTCGAAGGCGGCAAAGGCATCGCCGTGTCCAACGGCGAAAGCTCCGGCGCGTGGGCGTCGACCGGCGGTATCGGCACCTTTTCGGGCGTCAACGCCGATGCCTATGACGACGAAGGCCGGCTGATCCCCCAGACCTATCTCACCAAGACCCGTCGCGAACGCCATCATGAGTTGATCCAGCACTCCATCCGCGGCGGCATCTACCAGGCCCGGGTGGCGCATGAGACGGCGGGCGGCCAGGGCCGCGTCCACATGAACGTGCTGTGGGAAATGGCGGCGGCCGAGGAAATCCTGCACGGCGTGCTGGAGGGGGCCCCCGGCCTGATCGACGGCATCACCTGTGGTGCGGGCATGCCCTACCGCGTGGCCGAGATCGCGGTGAAGTACGGCGTCCACTATTATCCCATCGTCTCCTCCGCCCGCGCCTTCCGCGCGCTGTGGCTGCGCGCCTACAACAAGTTCCGCGATTTCCTGGGCGGCGTCGTCTATGAGGATCCGTGGCTGGCCGGCGGCCACAACGGCCTGTCCAACAGCGAGGATCCGCTGAAGCCCGAGGACCCGTATCCCCGGGTCAAGGCGCTGCGCGACATGATGAACAGCTTCGGCCTGCATGAGACGCCCATCATCATGGCGGGCGGCGTGTGGTGGCTGTCGGAATGGGAAGACTGGCTGGACAATCCCGAGATCGGGCCCATCGCCTTCCAGTTCGGGACCCGGCCGCTGCTGACCCAGGAAAGCCCCATTTCCGACGCGTGGAAGCAGCGCCTGCTGACCCTGAAGAAGGGCGACGTCTATCTCAACCACTTCTCCCCCACCGGCTTCTATTCCTCGGCCGTCAGCAACCCCTTCCTGGAAGAGTTGAAGGGCCGGGCGGAACGCCAGGTGGCCTTCTCGGTGGAACCGGTGGGCGATCTGACGGCGGAGTTCATGGTGGGGCCGCGCGGCCGCCCGATCTATCTGACCGAACACGACCGCGAACGGGCCCAGGGCTGGGTGGGTGCCGGTTTCAGCACGGCGCTGAAGACCCCGGACACCACGCTGATCTTCGTGACCCCGCAGGAGTCCGATGTCATCCGCCAGGACCAGATCGACTGCATGGGTTGCCTGTCGGCCTGCAACTTCTCCAACTGGGCGCAGAACGAGGAAGGCACCACCGGTCGCCGGGCCGACCCCCGGTCCTTCTGCATTCAGAAGACCCTGCAGAACATCAGCCACTCCGAGGATGTGGAACACCAGCTGATGTTCGCCGGCCACAACGCCTACCGTTTCGCCAGCGACCCCTGGTACAAGGACGGCTTCGTGCCGACGGTGAAGCAGCTGGTGGAACGCATCGCCAGCGGTTACTGA
- the ugpQ gene encoding glycerophosphodiester phosphodiesterase — translation MTHLPLGPLPRLIGHRGAARHAPENTLSGIRMAAAQGARWVEVDVKLTADNVPVLLHDDTLDRTTDGEGPAKDLTLDALRQLDAGAWFSPAFRGEKVPTLVEVIQLVLALNLGINLEIKPCPGREEETAGVALTLAYSLWPEDRPPPLVSSFADASLDMARQVVPRWPLGYLIDRRPANWRQRVAALNAATININARREDASSVREYKSTGLPVLAYTVNTVPMAREVLGWGVSAVFTDTPSGLAEINA, via the coding sequence ATGACCCATCTTCCCCTGGGGCCGCTGCCCCGCCTGATCGGCCATCGCGGTGCCGCCCGCCACGCGCCGGAGAACACCCTGTCCGGCATCCGCATGGCCGCCGCCCAGGGCGCCCGGTGGGTGGAAGTGGATGTCAAGCTGACAGCCGACAACGTGCCGGTGCTGCTGCACGACGACACCCTGGACCGCACCACCGACGGCGAGGGGCCGGCCAAGGACCTGACGCTGGACGCCCTGCGCCAACTGGATGCCGGCGCCTGGTTCTCGCCCGCCTTCCGGGGCGAAAAGGTGCCGACCCTGGTGGAGGTGATCCAGCTGGTGCTGGCCCTCAACCTGGGCATCAACCTGGAGATCAAGCCCTGCCCAGGGCGGGAGGAGGAAACGGCCGGCGTGGCGCTGACCCTGGCCTATTCCCTGTGGCCGGAGGATAGGCCGCCACCGCTGGTCTCCTCCTTCGCCGACGCGTCGCTGGACATGGCGCGCCAGGTGGTGCCGCGCTGGCCGCTGGGCTATCTGATTGACCGGCGCCCGGCCAACTGGCGCCAGCGGGTGGCGGCGCTGAATGCCGCGACCATAAACATTAATGCCCGGAGGGAGGACGCGAGCAGCGTTCGGGAGTATAAGTCCACCGGGCTGCCCGTCCTGGCCTACACCGTCAACACCGTGCCCATGGCACGTGAGGTGCTGGGCTGGGGCGTGTCGGCGGTATTCACCGACACGCCGTCGGGATTGGCGGAAATCAACGCCTGA
- a CDS encoding L,D-transpeptidase family protein codes for MDIDLIPAPNLDISAPLPPGAGYRLRWRAPDGTVNQAPCVIGRGGVIADKREGDGGTPVGCFPLRRVLYRPDRGGAPVTGLPVAALSPDDGWCDDPDDPDYNRPVTLPFPASHEVMWRQDHVYDLMVVLGHNDDPPVPGLGSAIFMHLTRPDRAATAGCTALDRPDLLWLLSHCRPGDRLCVPAPDKDLS; via the coding sequence ATGGACATCGACCTCATCCCCGCTCCCAACCTCGATATCTCGGCACCCTTGCCCCCGGGCGCCGGTTACCGCCTGCGCTGGCGGGCGCCCGACGGCACGGTGAACCAGGCGCCGTGCGTCATCGGCCGGGGCGGCGTCATCGCCGACAAGCGGGAAGGGGACGGCGGCACGCCGGTCGGCTGTTTTCCCCTGCGCCGGGTGCTGTACCGGCCGGACCGCGGCGGCGCCCCCGTGACCGGATTGCCGGTGGCGGCCCTGTCGCCGGACGACGGCTGGTGCGACGATCCCGACGATCCCGACTACAACCGCCCGGTGACTTTGCCGTTTCCCGCCAGCCATGAGGTGATGTGGCGGCAGGATCACGTTTATGACCTGATGGTGGTGCTGGGCCATAACGACGATCCGCCGGTGCCCGGGCTGGGCAGCGCCATCTTCATGCACCTGACCCGCCCCGACCGCGCCGCCACGGCCGGCTGCACCGCGCTGGACCGGCCTGATCTGCTATGGCTGCTGTCCCATTGCCGGCCGGGCGACCGGCTGTGCGTGCCGGCGCCTGACAAGGACCTCTCATGA
- the ribA gene encoding GTP cyclohydrolase II has product MPLAAAPIQPLPRAVSRSVQRAFAELRRGDLVMLNGSDGRCLLVRAAEMADAAAVALVRQAAGSEPALVVTDKRAVAAGLLAAAVPAHAADPIGAGTVVVAPLGGLTCDLVRHLADPTRPGPARTDDAALPVTVRPFPSAEGEALLLVKLARLLPAVIVAEVPADRAGVITGRDDVLSVDGAAIQSYQRAGEASLHAVVEAAVPLLDAENTRLVAFRSPDGGVEHLAIVIGDPDPTQPVLARLHSECFTGDLLGSLRCDCGAQLRGAIREIAEQGSGVVLYLAQEGRNIGLMNKLRAYRLQDTGVDTVDANLALGFEADERTYLPAATMLKALGYTRVRLMTNNPDKLAQLARWGVQVEDRVPHIFPANGHNVAYLRTKAEKSGHLF; this is encoded by the coding sequence ATGCCGCTTGCCGCCGCACCGATCCAGCCGCTTCCCCGTGCCGTCAGCCGGTCCGTGCAGCGGGCGTTCGCCGAACTGCGCCGGGGCGACCTGGTGATGCTGAACGGGTCGGACGGGCGCTGCCTGCTGGTGCGCGCGGCGGAGATGGCGGACGCCGCCGCCGTCGCCCTGGTGCGCCAGGCGGCGGGGTCGGAACCGGCCCTGGTGGTGACTGACAAGCGTGCCGTGGCCGCCGGCCTGCTGGCGGCGGCGGTTCCCGCGCACGCCGCCGATCCCATCGGCGCCGGCACGGTGGTGGTGGCACCCTTGGGGGGGCTGACCTGCGATCTGGTCCGTCATCTGGCCGACCCCACGCGCCCGGGGCCCGCACGCACCGATGATGCGGCGTTGCCCGTGACCGTGCGTCCGTTTCCGTCCGCCGAGGGTGAGGCGCTGCTGCTGGTGAAGCTGGCGCGCCTGCTGCCGGCGGTCATCGTGGCCGAGGTGCCGGCCGACCGCGCCGGCGTGATCACCGGCCGCGACGATGTGCTGTCGGTGGACGGCGCCGCCATCCAATCCTACCAGCGCGCGGGCGAGGCCTCGCTGCATGCGGTGGTGGAGGCGGCGGTGCCGCTGCTGGATGCAGAGAATACTCGTTTGGTGGCCTTCCGTTCCCCCGATGGCGGGGTGGAACACCTGGCCATCGTGATCGGCGATCCCGATCCCACCCAGCCGGTGCTGGCGCGCCTGCATTCCGAATGCTTCACCGGCGACCTGCTGGGCTCCCTGCGGTGCGACTGCGGCGCCCAGCTGCGCGGCGCCATCCGTGAGATCGCGGAACAGGGCAGCGGCGTGGTGCTGTACCTGGCGCAGGAAGGCCGCAACATCGGCCTGATGAACAAGCTGCGCGCCTATCGCCTGCAGGACACCGGCGTCGATACCGTGGATGCCAACCTGGCCCTGGGGTTCGAGGCGGACGAGCGCACCTATCTGCCGGCCGCCACCATGCTGAAGGCCCTGGGTTATACCCGTGTCCGGCTGATGACCAACAACCCGGACAAGCTGGCGCAGCTGGCCCGCTGGGGCGTGCAGGTGGAAGACCGCGTGCCCCACATCTTCCCGGCCAACGGCCATAACGTCGCCTATCTGCGGACCAAGGCTGAGAAGTCCGGGCATCTGTTCTGA
- a CDS encoding response regulator transcription factor, with protein sequence MTTPGAKKLLLVEDDETLRHLLAEQLTALEEFDVCLAATGADALAALDSGPFEAILLDHSLPDLDGATICARLRQAGVSCPILLMMPEGEVPPDTVGASEHLAKPFRIGTLLARLRLHVRQGPAEDPPPRIGPYEFRADARTLRDGTGAETRLTDKEAQILAYLHRAEGAVVSREQLLDQVWNYNEGVTTHTLETHVYRLRQKMERDPANATLLVTEPGGYRLIP encoded by the coding sequence ATGACGACCCCCGGTGCCAAGAAACTTCTGTTGGTGGAGGATGACGAAACCCTGCGCCACCTGCTGGCCGAGCAGTTGACGGCACTGGAGGAATTCGACGTGTGCCTGGCGGCCACCGGCGCGGACGCGCTGGCCGCCCTGGACAGCGGCCCGTTCGAGGCCATCCTGCTGGACCACAGCCTGCCCGACCTGGACGGCGCCACCATCTGCGCCCGCCTGCGCCAGGCCGGCGTGTCCTGTCCCATCCTGCTGATGATGCCGGAGGGGGAAGTGCCGCCCGATACCGTGGGGGCCAGCGAGCACCTGGCCAAGCCCTTCCGCATCGGTACCCTGCTAGCCCGGCTGCGCCTGCATGTGCGCCAGGGCCCGGCGGAGGATCCGCCCCCGCGCATCGGCCCCTATGAGTTCCGCGCCGACGCCCGCACCCTGCGGGACGGGACCGGCGCCGAGACCCGCCTGACCGACAAGGAGGCCCAAATCCTGGCGTACCTGCACCGTGCCGAAGGCGCCGTGGTCAGCCGCGAACAGCTGCTGGACCAGGTGTGGAACTATAACGAGGGGGTCACCACCCACACCCTGGAAACCCACGTCTACCGCCTGCGGCAGAAGATGGAACGGGACCCGGCCAATGCCACCCTGCTGGTGACCGAACCCGGCGGATACCGGCTGATACCATGA
- a CDS encoding DUF882 domain-containing protein, with product MMKTMVRAAAAALMLGLAACSGGKTPKPFDVPAADADLPPANTLAIRRIVLVHPPSKEKVDVIYWHDGAYDAHAMAEVAHIMRDRHTGETHDIDPALMDFISGVILRSSLPPSTQVDILSGYRSPETNAALVKVNRNAARESFHMQGRAADIRIPALKGDAITEIAKTMQRGGAAFYDGSGHTHVDTGPVRTWATYSNSSR from the coding sequence ATGATGAAGACGATGGTGCGCGCGGCGGCGGCCGCCCTGATGCTGGGCCTGGCGGCCTGCAGCGGCGGAAAAACGCCCAAGCCCTTCGACGTTCCGGCTGCGGACGCCGACCTGCCACCAGCCAATACGCTGGCCATCCGCCGCATCGTGCTGGTGCACCCGCCCAGCAAGGAGAAGGTGGACGTCATCTACTGGCACGACGGCGCCTATGACGCCCATGCCATGGCGGAGGTCGCCCACATCATGCGCGACCGCCATACCGGTGAGACGCACGACATCGACCCGGCGCTGATGGATTTCATCAGCGGCGTCATCCTGCGGTCCAGCCTGCCGCCCAGCACGCAGGTGGACATCCTCTCCGGTTACCGCTCGCCCGAGACCAACGCCGCCCTGGTCAAGGTCAACCGCAACGCCGCCCGTGAAAGCTTTCACATGCAGGGCCGGGCCGCCGACATCCGCATCCCCGCGCTGAAGGGCGACGCCATCACCGAGATCGCCAAGACCATGCAGCGCGGCGGCGCCGCCTTCTACGACGGCAGCGGCCACACCCACGTGGACACCGGCCCGGTGCGTACCTGGGCCACATATTCCAATTCCAGCCGCTGA
- a CDS encoding porin family protein, whose protein sequence is MSHMRTLVLAASALVALAATPALAQSTFDGGYVGANAGYDWFGAHPRAKVAGQQSTPDNQAQGFNGGVFAGYGQTVYDNIYVGAESEVNFYTADRTFGDSLGNYRTQPDYGFGVSARVGYVVQPDLLLFARVGWQHTMVDYDTIQPGTNGAIQQYSHEYNGVRYGVGGDYAIDEHLFTRLEYDYTDYSHDSKNLAAGEVRTTPNESTVRVGLGLRF, encoded by the coding sequence ATGTCGCATATGCGGACTCTTGTCTTGGCCGCGTCGGCTCTGGTCGCCCTCGCTGCGACCCCGGCTCTGGCGCAGAGCACGTTCGATGGCGGCTATGTTGGTGCCAATGCCGGCTACGACTGGTTCGGCGCGCACCCCCGCGCCAAGGTCGCCGGCCAGCAGAGCACCCCGGACAACCAGGCCCAGGGTTTCAACGGCGGCGTCTTCGCCGGTTACGGCCAGACCGTCTACGACAACATCTATGTCGGCGCCGAAAGCGAAGTGAACTTCTACACCGCCGACCGCACCTTCGGTGACAGCCTGGGCAACTACCGTACCCAGCCCGATTACGGCTTCGGCGTCAGCGCCCGCGTCGGTTACGTGGTGCAGCCCGATCTGCTGCTGTTCGCCCGCGTCGGTTGGCAGCACACCATGGTCGACTACGACACCATCCAGCCCGGCACCAACGGCGCCATCCAGCAGTACAGCCACGAATACAATGGCGTGCGCTACGGCGTGGGTGGCGACTACGCCATCGACGAGCACCTGTTCACGCGTCTCGAGTACGACTACACCGACTACTCGCACGACAGCAAGAACCTGGCGGCCGGCGAAGTCCGCACCACGCCGAACGAGAGCACCGTTCGTGTCGGCCTGGGCCTGCGGTTCTAA